The following nucleotide sequence is from Juglans microcarpa x Juglans regia isolate MS1-56 chromosome 6D, Jm3101_v1.0, whole genome shotgun sequence.
GAATCTTGAATTTCGTCGGGATAATTAAGTTATTACACAGTCAAATAATTCCCAGTCAAACCCCGGATTGTTCCTTTAATGCcattatataatatgaagagttaagagataagattaatgATAAgcttacattttatttatagttgttttattatttaattgttgttttattttattttttaaaatctagattaaaaatttattgatcttcttgcataatttaaaagaaaataaattcaataaaccaatataattatataatttaattaaaaacaaattcaattttatagaaattgacttaaagagtaaaataatgtcaatttttataaaattaaatttattttaattaaattgtttgattatgttggttgattaaatttattttttgctaaattatgaaagaatgtcatgttttgagatttttagtccagattcaaaaagaataaaaaaagaaaaataaataagtagtaaAACATTAATAAAAGAGATCTAAAGATATCATTACCCCTAATAAAAGTAGGATCCAAACCAAGTAATAAGTTGATTtgctaaaaggaaaaagaaacgaTGTTTGACACTTTTATGTGGCCAAATGATCAAAAACAGTATTCAGAGTGAGGAGCTCAAATTAAAGCTATTAGACCAAATAATATAGTTATTCTTGATTAAATTAGCTAGACGGATGAGAAGCATTATTTGTAAATATGGATTGTATGATCATGTCTCTTTAAATATTTCAGTCATCAGATATGTAAATTAAAAGGTGTTTAGTACTCTAGAAGCTTGGTATatccaaacaaaagaaaacccatTATCATAAATCTGAactgaattatataaaaatatgttaattataatcaTGCAATTTTAATTAGGAGGGGTACATGAGTTCACAGAGCACGTTGGCTGTTcttaggctatgtttggttaGTGGAGAGATTTTCtcaaactatattattattattattattatttattaattataaattatctactattttttattattttttataaattatctaatatcacCTCAATatctagatataattttttttaaaaaaaaaaaaaaagatcaatagGGCCTTTTATGACTAGACGagccaaaaggaaaaaagaagtcACGAAATTTCAGCTTTTCGGAGCACTTGGACAGTAGCCGTACCACCAAGGGACCCAGTGAGGCTGTGACATCATATTCCTTCTTCCACGACTGCATAATttatggagaagaaaaaatttaactGCAAACGATTTTGTATATTAATacgtatatttatttaatatgattaattaaaaaataaattttattaaaaataatattaatttaaatttaaaatataaaaataataatattagtatacaGATTAATATGTAAACTTACTTGAAACTCGGTGGagatatatataagtttgatCTCATTTCGTATTTGATGGTTTCTCTACAGCCCTTGCTAGTTCTATACTTTATTGCTAATAAATTGCTAATTAACTTTTGATACGAGAAAtgtatcatcttatctcaatattataatttttttataaaaaaaataataaataatttattttttataaaaattttaaaataataataatattaaaaaataatattctaataatattttatttaacttttaatttttacatcaaCTCGTTTCTTTTGAACTTACTATTAAAACCATAACTAAATATACCCACGTTTTGGTATTTGGATACGATTTTTTAACACGCATGATTTCGAGATCaaacatcattttcacatatagACCTACCCATGcatggcctctctctctctctctctctctctctctatatatatatatatatatattatatatatatacatgaatgcCACGAATATTTTCCTCTTAATTAGCACATGCATGGGAAACATATAGACCTACCCATAAGATTCCGCCAGGCAAGAAcatgcagatatatatatagaggccAGAAGTACATGGGGTTTCAGATCGATCCTATCTGCTAGCGCCCGGCCTGCAATCCCAGTAGTTCATCAAATCCCTCACatatcaaaagagaaagatcATGTGGACTTTATAGGGTTCTAATACTTTAAACTTTAAAGGACGTTATCTCTGGCCATCTGTAATAATCAGAAACCTTGGCCCTCCAAATTTCTCTGTCTCCCTGGTCGATCTGTTCATCTTCTATTTTGTTCTTTAGCCTTCCCCAGTACTACTGTAGGCTAGGGCACGAAAAAAATGTTCTTATCCTTTTCACACTGACACTAGCTTTGGCAGTCTTATGTTTTAATATCTGTCGTTTATCTTGTTGCTTGGGATCATTCTATAAAGAAGGAGAACTTTATTGTTCCAAacataaaattagaaaagaaaagtacGATTTCGTTTTCGAGACATTATATTTTGATTGAATTAGTTCGTCTAGTACGTTCGTGCATGGTGTATTTAGATGATATATAGATACATCCCACTTGCTCACATTGTAGTCCATGCATGGAGAtacattaagaaaacaaaaatgaaaaaatatattcatttcaccaaaaattttcaacCTTTTGATCGATCTGCTTGAATTGCATGGCcgggaaagaaaatatttttgtaaaagaaaaatatattcagGCTCTTTTTTATTCGACAAGATAAGACATGTGACAGCAACAAAAGCTATGTTCGTCTCATTACACGCATAGGATACTCATGTTTTTCGTACAAGGTGCATGAAAAcgcatgaaaagaaaagagcatAATCATCCATAAAGctggaaaaaaaacaaataacacTCAATATTGATCCGTAGTAACTTGTATAATAAAGGAGAAAAAGACGGCCGCAGGAGAAAATGGCTTCTTCCTTCACATCTTAATTACTCATTCTCCTCCGGCCTCCCCACCAGCTTGTAAGAGagagatcatcatcatcatgtagaGGTTGGAAATTTTGTAATCATATCCTTAATAATGGATTTAACCTCTGCAGATCGTCTCCAGCTAGCTAGATAGATTCTCCAACCACCATTAATCTTTAACTTGCCATTGGCACACGGCtcagtaaagaaaaaagagttgtcCGGGACGTGAATCTAGCTAGCAATATTGTTTGTTGAGTACAGCAAGGCTTTCGAAGGTTGATCAAAGatatttaattttccttttaagtccAATTAATTATACCCACAaaaatcatcattatcatcattctagttgagaataagaaataagaaatatatatatatatatatatatacaatattcaATATTCAAAGAAAAGGACATGTTTGATATTCCACGTTAGCATGCAAGGAAGCTTAGGTCGAGTCAGTCCCACATATAAACCATGCATGCGTGTAACACGTGTTGTGCCATATATGCACCTAAGCGTGTGAAAAATTGCTCGAGCACAAAGAGTAGAGTTTGTACTTTTAGGATTTAATTTAAGCAACAACCAAGTCGGTATTAGTGTAAGTTAAAACTATAACTCGAATAAAGACATCCTTACTCCAGcttataagatatatatatatatatatatatatagagagagagagagagagagagagagagagagcttaatTTGTAGCCTAaagttctttcattttaatttgtctccAATATATGGTACACCCCCCACCGTATCAAATATTGGATTTTGTTCGCCATTATCTTAATCAAAAACAGTACTGATCTCTTTTGCTCTCATTTGGGTGTTTGGTTCGCCAACTCTCTTTGACTATTAAGAAGCAGACTAATAGAttatgctaaaaataattaattaggacGTCTAGTCATACTTTCTACCACCCATTTGCagatctatttataaaaaaaatacatttcgttaatatttaaaaaatgggtGTGATTTGAATACTAGGGTTCTTCAATGATTGCCACTATTTTTTATGGGAGACCCCAAGTCCAAGTCCTAAAGGGGGACCCTTTTCCATTCAATTAGGGTACTGGTTTATAAGGGATTCCAATATCTTGGTCTAATTAAAGTATTAAACTAATATTGCGCTAATGATATTAATCATCTTTCCACCTCCTTGCATGCTTTGAATATCTCTAAATTTAATGCATAATGGTGTGGCATTTTTTTAGTACTTTTCTTGTAGAACAAGGTTGTCATGAACCTCGCATTATCAACCTTTAGTTCCAAAAGAAAGCAGTCTCGATATAAATACATGAATTCTTTATATGAACTAAAAAGTAGCATTCCCTTAACCCagtagtgggaaaaaaaaaaaggattgaaaatatatattacaatataaaaaacgAAGACGCCTCTTAAAATACCGAAAATTTGATCAAGATTCCTTTAAAtcctatttcaaattttaaagaattcAAGTGAACAAGAGATAGACACATAAAATTATCAGCCtcacaatatttattgttgCTCGATTTAGTGTATTTTCGACATCAACAAGTactattatagaaaaaaaaatctattcatcattcattttctcatcatttcatgatgtgaCACTAGATGATatgttcacaaataaaatataataaatagtctccaatcatttaatgtcacatcaatataagatgataaaaattgagatgataattAAGTAACATGAGCCCGTTTCTTTGTGTCATAAAACCGCTTgttgaattaatttaattggGATTTTAGATAATAATTTCTCGtgcatacaaaacaaaacaaaagaaatgagtCATGGTGTCATCAGCTCGATCGCTGCATATAATTAGGCTTTTTAAGATCAGAATGATCTCAATCATCGGAAAGAGGGTCGACTAGTGTCATTGCTTAGCAAAAAGAAAGGGATCTATCAGTGAGCTGACCCACCACTACCCACTAATTAACAAGAaattgaaatctttttgtgagGTAATGAATCCATAAAGATGCCAATCTATTGGATTATGAATAGCTAATTTGCAAATCTGGTCTTAATTCATTATGATTTACTCTTTAATTTGTCACTTCATTAGTGTGGATGTTGacatcaaaattaattaagtattCGGCATTGTACAAACTCCCACCATGCATTTCTAGCCATTATTGTGCAATCACAGCTCCAATTAATCAAGTCTTGATTAATCAATACGTACTTCTTCTTTTGTTCTGTACATACGTACGTagttaatccaatatttttctCTCCTAACGGAATCCTAATTGTTGCATCacgattttaataataattagaattaatagTCTATAAATACATGTGTGTGTGAAGAGTTTCATATGGTTTCttatgatacattagatctactttacaataaatataaatttacaacctaatatatcacatcaaatcacgtcagttcgtgaatttacttttatatgattTGTTTGTAAGTaaagcatttatatatatatatatatatatatatatattcacggAAATAATATTAGAGTTCACATACGAAGGTCATTTAAGAAAATTGACCATCTTTGAATCATCTTATGCACCAATTAAGAGtcccacatatatatatatatatatatatatatatatatatatttatatttatttctagTAACGAAGGATAGGGTGAGATCGTGAATTCTAATCGATCCTAGTCCCTACAGAGATGttatctttttctaaaaataaaaaagagaggaaaaagcCTGGCCTTCATGTAATTAGTAGGAGGGGTGAcgcgtgcatatatatatgtgctgCATGCAAAAGGAGCTACAAATACCTGGCCACGTTATACTCATCATGTTTAGATATAACCCAAATAAGATACGTTACAAAATCAGGTAATTAGTGCGAAGAGAAATGAGTTTTCCCAAAGGATAAATATGCCAAGGTCTCGTTATCTTTGGATGTTATTTCTGCCAAAGGTGAATTAGTTTCGATCAGCCAAGAAAATATCCTTCGGATGATTTCACCTACCAATCTAATCACTTCTAAAAAAAACAATCATGAACTTGAATTCTCCACTGTGAGTGAAGCTCCGATCCCGTGGAATTTCATGAATAAGTCTTGAGAACTTTATTCAGTCTTCACAatagcataaatatatatatatatatatatatatatatttataatatttcaagATTATGAAACAAAATCACTGGTATTTGTTGCTTTAAAGGTTTTTATCTGCTGGCTGGCTAGCTTCTTCCTATATGGATGATTAGCAATGTATCTTCCGGTCTTGAGGCCATCCAAACTCCTCCAAAAAAGCCAAAACGACTCCATTTGACCAGCCAAAACCAGTCTATATTGCAACATACCCAACAAGCATTTAGATAGATCAGAAGGagaaaaaacacattttttgaGCATTTCTTATGTAAGAGAAATATTCATGGTAGCAAACAATCCACATCAATGAAAACACATTCTTCCAAGAAAAGTTGAAGGCATGTTACCTGGGGTGCATATTCACCACCACCTCCAAATTCTCCACACTTTTCCACATCATATTTTTCATGCATTGTGCCCGTTTTCTTGTAGGCAACATAGTTGGTTCTGAGCCACCTCACAGCAATGTCTTCAGCCACTGACCTTGCTTCTTTTGATCCACATCTTGCTAGACCTTCAACTATCATGTGTTGAAGCGGGGCCCAACCATTTGGAAAGTCCCTGTAATGTAAATCTTATAAGACCGTAGACTactaaattaaagaaagaagaacCCGAATATGCAAATGTTTCCTCCCTTCACAGAATCCCCCTCCCCcacttcttccttctctttcttccttttccaaTGTATCTAAATTTTTTCTCGCATAAGATCCAGTCATGTGGAATTTAAAGCTGGTTACTAACCATTGTTGTCCTGAATTTGCCAAAGAAGTTGCTATCCCCGAAGGAAAAAGCAGGCCAGAACTTTGGAAgcttttcatgactttcttcaCCAGGGCAGtatcttcaaatatatataacacaagAAAAGCAATCTTAGTATTATCAATGTGCAGCACGACCTAGTACTGTAGTATATATTGCAAAACTAATCTGCAATTGAAGTTCCAAATGTAGTTACATCCAAGAAATACACTATTAGGAACATTCCGTTAGTTTTCATTAGTGTGTTCAACTATCCTATCATGTTGCCTTATCTATATTAACTCCAAAAAGAAGATTCGGCTGAGCAACATGATCCCAGTGTGGACTAGGACAGCTGAGATTGTTTGGAGCTCAGGCTCCCATATAAATGTTCAACCAAGTCCTCAACGCAAGCCTATTAGCCGTGCTTGTACAGCCAGTTGCACTCTTTGGTCCCTTTGTGAGCCTAGCCCTGGTGGACATTAAAAGACAAACCTGAATAAAATGATTCAATCCATAAAGGAATGAAGTTTGAAGCGTATACATTCTGATTCTGGTTACAAGCTTCCCAATTTTGAGGTTCCTAAAAGTATCAAAATGAAGAATCAGGAGAACTGTTTAAGAACAAGTAACTGTCAGACGCTACAAACACCCCCAAGTTTTGCACTTTGCATTTAATCCTGTTCCGCAAAATTTAGATCAGGACTACCTGGCATGTGCTATCATTAAGCCAATAATCAAGCCATTGCCCCATCTCTGAATTCCAGAGAATAGATTTGAAGGCCTTCATTCTGGCTTGAGAAGCTTTCAAGAAGTGCTCTGCAGTACTCTCATCTCCAGTAACTTTTGCCAAGAAGGCAATGTCTAGTTCCATCTGAGTCAACAAGTACCATAGATAGTCATGTGAACTGGTAAAAAAAATTCCTAGGATTCTATGTCAAAGTGTTCCGAGTAATACCCTGAGTATGAAGGCATTTAAATCAACAGGTAAGACTGATGTTGTAGCCAACGTTGTGAGATCCGAGTGATTCCTGCAACAAGAAAACTAGTTGTTTAGAGCTTCAATCAATCAATTTCCAAATACCAAGTCGAATTAGACAAGCCAAGCATGTGGTCAGTGGAACATTatagttttgatatttgaatctCATGAGACCGGGACAGACCATGTCTTTCAACTGAGTTTAGGTGAGCTCGTTTGCAAGCTCATTATTTGCAAGtatttccctcactttttcttctcttcattgGTAAATAATTGCGGGCTAGAATTCATGCTTACAACCATGAATGAGAACTCACTCATGAACCCTCTATGCTTTACCCATTGCTTTCATGAACCCTCTTTGCTTTACCCATTGCTTTCAGAACATCCCAAATAGACTAACTTCTTTCCACAAATTAGGAGAGTCATTGCTTTCAGAAGCTCCCCTTATTGGAATGTCGCTTGAATTTTGACTGATAAAACTTGAGCTGAAACTCTAAGCATTTGCATTAATGTAGAAAAGAATTAAACTAATCAGGATGGCGTATTATTGGACAGGCAAATTCTCAAGGACTAAGTACTACCTCATCCACCTTGTGCTAAAGTCCCAGCCAGATTCAGCGGTCGAGGCCACTTCACGGTAAAATTTCTGCTTTTCAGAAATATTTGTGATCTTGGAAGCAGATTGCTTGTCCTGTGAGATAAAAATAGGTCTCAGAACACACCTCTAGTGTTATCCAAGATTTATATATCCGACATATCTTATGCCAAGGCAAGTAAGCTGAAGAGAAGGACACACAGTGGTTGAAGATTCAGGCCTGGGTTGGTTCCACATTGCATAGTATCGATTTAAAGTGTGATTGTAAGATTGGGCATCTTGAATGGTCACCTTATGTATTTctacaaaaacagaaaagtaaGGATTTAGAGAACCTTAGGCCAAGAAAATTAAAGCTAAGGAATAAATTCAAACATGATTGTAATCTGAACAATAAAGCAAGGCAATAGTGAGGCCCCTCTAAGTAACAATACCAGATCGTACCTGAACTCCAAAAGTGATGCTCTTTGACCAGAGAAGGGAGAGATTTTTTAACCAATTGAACATCTCCAGTCTGACGGTAGATTTCATGAATCATAGCACTCAGGAGAGGAGGCTGGCTGTGAAAGATAGCCCCCCAAGTTTGATTATAGAAGTAATTAAAAGGCAGAACAGCATATGAGAAGGAAATTTGCTTGCATGAGATTATATGTTTCCCCAAccctcacccccccccccccccccccccccggcgccCACGGAAAGGGATATTTATATAACTAGTGAAGAAGAGCACTACAGAAAACTTGAGAGTCAGATTATTAAGCcagaatgaaaatgcatattgTGTCCTCGTATCTTTCAATAACAGCTTGATTTACCATAAACAGAGAGCAAAAAATAGTTCAATTTCAGGTTTGGACTATAATGGACTAGGAAAATGTAGAATGTTGATAACCATGCAAGACTATAACATATAGATGACTTTGTAAGCTGTTAGACATCACATCCTCAAGTATAACAATCTGATTGCACTACTGTTTGCATTAGAATGGTTACGAGACATGAAGTGCATCATGTATCAACCTTTGTTGCCTATTAAGAAACTGCATGGCAAAGAACTATCTTTTCAATATATCATActcaaaaatacaaacaaaaacgACAGTTAATTCATGTAAAAGAGCAAAAGCTAACGAtaagaaaaaccaaaatattTAGTAGAAGTTGATAAAAACGTTATATAttcaatgaagaaaagaataagTATCATCAATGCGGAATACAGGCTACAGAATCACCAAAATACAGTAAAGCAACAGTAGCATAAAGTGAAAGAATAATCACCTTCTATTAGTGCAATAAGCCCTTGCACCATTAAGGACATGGCCATATTCTTCTATTAAGTGAATAAGATTAGTCACAATTGCTTTTGCAGTCGCATACATCTTACTTGCCAGCAATCCCCTGCACCACAGATATAAATCAACCTCGACCCCATTAGGGAATGCTCTGTAGAGATAATTTATGACCCAACAAGTTGGATGGAGAGTGAAAAAAAACTAccaaataaagaagaaaagatcATGTAGTTTCCAAATTGGACAGAACCAggtgaaaaaaagagaaagaaaacgaCTCCTGCTTCTAATTTGGTACCAGCATTAGCAACTcctttgttttcacaactcatcttaattcatctcatctaatcattacaactttctcaaatattcacacaaaataaaataaataattcaactttttcaaatctcaaaacaaaaataatattaaaaaaatatattctaacaatattttattcaacttttaatcttaatttcaattcaactcatcacATCTTATGTGCGAAAACAAAGCCAAAGGATCTTGATTGAGCATGCgattcgggaaaaaaaaaaaaaatgcagaagcTTTCTATGATTGCTTAGGATTGTAATCTGAATCACGAAAAGCACTACCTACCCCAGATAGCAAAAACTCAAAAGCCCGCCAAAAATCAATTACGTATAAAATTTTGGttggaaattaaaaacaaaacacaggaaaaaaaaaaagaaaaaaaaaagaagaagaaacaaaaataaagctaACCTGATGATCCAGTAAGAATCCCAGTAATAGACCTCTCTAAATCGTGAACCAGGAATCACGACTGGCTTTGGCAGAGGGAGTAGAGTATGCAACTCCGGCCGCTTCAGGACCTCATCGGAGACTTTCCTACTGAGATTCTTCCACAAAGCATGCACCTCCAGAGCCCAGGCCCTCACCTCCGCATTCTCCACCTTTGGCAAGAAACCCTCCGGTTCCGGTACAAAATCAACTGGCTCAACGTACACCATATCATCCCCTGCACCCTCAAGGTACTTTTCCATAAACCCTTTTAGATCCTCGACTGAAATTGACAAATTTTCGGACTTTGGAAGCTTATCAAAAGCAGCCTCAGCCGTTGACAAGTCGAACTTCAGTGACATGTCAACGTAGGGCTTAGGGTCAAACTGTGATTCTCCGAAGGTGCTCAGAGCCGTTTCTTGGACACGCTCAAGGAAGTGTACCAAAGGGGTTGTGGGGATCACAAGGCCTGCAGTGTTGGAACTGCAATCTTTCAGAGATTCTGTGACACTCATGGTTGTTAGTACTccgaaaaatattgtaaaagatATCGAACAGAAGTTTCTAAAGCTAAGAGCTTGAAAGCTCGCCATGGTAGAAGAAGATCGAAGGATTGCGATGCGAGCGAGAGGAAAGAGGAGCAGACATGGCCGAGTATGAGGACGAGGAAGAAGACAAGTTGGCATCTCGGAAAGGCCGGGCATTTTGGTAATGAAAAAGGTTCCGAGGTTGGACGGTTGGAACTGTTTGCGTTTATCTGCCGCATTGCTTTGGAGTCAACTGATGCATTGCCTTGGAGTCAACCGTCAATAatcaactctttttttcttttattttttcttcttgaatgGTCAAGATTAGTGAATGCTCAGTCGCCAATGAAACAAAGTAAATTAAACTAATTAGACTAACAAGTGCACgtaaatcaaaatttgaagatattGAATTAcagtaaataatagtaaaataggcacaataaacaaataatagtGTTTTTTCTCTTCATAACAAAAGATCAAAATCTTTCACGTCGGATTTTGATCCGACAAACGTGAAAATTTTTGTGTTGGATTTTTGTCTAGATTTTTAGATACAAAGATTGAGTAATACTagacataattttaaaatataattttttgtgtggAGCCTAATTTTGTTATGTCGGCACAATTTGATGACTCGATCCGATAAAAATTTGTTCTAGTTTTTGAGTTGATTTTCAATTAAGCTTAAGTCATGCAGAAAAAAGTTGCTCCAATTCGGGCTTCGCCCATGGGAAAATTTTTTTGATCCAGTTTTAACTCTTGTATAGTCCGACGTGACCcctaattagggttttgtgCTAATTACTCTAATTAGGGTTTCActataaatattgtatttttcgTATGGTCGTGCATGTGTTGCCGCATTGTGTATTCGACTTTTAAGAAAATAAGATCATTTACAATTCTATAAACGTAAGTACGttaccgaaccacgtaaatcttgtgtTCATGTGtgatttttctcaaaacaataatatttgcAGTAGTCTCAATGTGTGCAAGTCATGcgcactctctttgaaaaaaatggataaatttgtgacccacatgaaaagttattttttaatagtagaccctactttttttttaaagaaatgctCAAAACTTACAtactttaaaattgtatctaggAGAACAAGAAAACCAATCGAatcttttatttacaaacaaattaattaattgtttttattttgaactcgtaaaagaaaaatattgagttaTGTTATATACGGTTTTAGGGTATACAAATCTTACATACTCATTCGAAAGAAAATATAATCCAtcattaaaaagataattttttcatgtgaatcttagatttattcattttttttcaataggAATATATATGACTTAGATATTAtaagactataaatattatttctcattataATAGGATGTCGTCTCATCAAGATTGATAATACCTACCCATTTCATTTTTGAAGATTCAAAAGTAGCTATGAAATGTTGATGTCTTTGGACTTCCAAAATTgtctaaattataaaataaaatcgacAAACACATCAGcctgtaagattatttttgttgtattcaCGTGTAAGTAGTTCTGTTTTTATCCCAACACTGTCTCAATCAATGAAAAAGTTAGACCCAAATAAACATATGAACTAAATTA
It contains:
- the LOC121234897 gene encoding probable trehalase gives rise to the protein MPGLSEMPTCLLPRPHTRPCLLLFPLARIAILRSSSTMASFQALSFRNFCSISFTIFFGVLTTMSVTESLKDCSSNTAGLVIPTTPLVHFLERVQETALSTFGESQFDPKPYVDMSLKFDLSTAEAAFDKLPKSENLSISVEDLKGFMEKYLEGAGDDMVYVEPVDFVPEPEGFLPKVENAEVRAWALEVHALWKNLSRKVSDEVLKRPELHTLLPLPKPVVIPGSRFREVYYWDSYWIIRGLLASKMYATAKAIVTNLIHLIEEYGHVLNGARAYCTNRSQPPLLSAMIHEIYRQTGDVQLVKKSLPSLVKEHHFWSSEIHKVTIQDAQSYNHTLNRYYAMWNQPRPESSTTDKQSASKITNISEKQKFYREVASTAESGWDFSTRWMRNHSDLTTLATTSVLPVDLNAFILRMELDIAFLAKVTGDESTAEHFLKASQARMKAFKSILWNSEMGQWLDYWLNDSTCQEPQNWEACNQNQNVYASNFIPLWIESFYSDTALVKKVMKSFQSSGLLFPSGIATSLANSGQQWDFPNGWAPLQHMIVEGLARCGSKEARSVAEDIAVRWLRTNYVAYKKTGTMHEKYDVEKCGEFGGGGEYAPQTGFGWSNGVVLAFLEEFGWPQDRKIHC